A genomic region of Xanthomonas fragariae contains the following coding sequences:
- a CDS encoding CTP synthase: MTPLIFVTGGVVSSLGKGIAAASLASILEARGLKVTMMKLDPYINVDPGTMSPFQHGEVYVTDDGAETDLDLGHYERYVRTRLSRKNSVTTGRIYENVIRKERRGDYLGATVQVIPHITDEIRRCIDEATAGFDVALIEIGGTVGDIESLPFLEAIRQVRTERGAEKAMFMHLTLVPYIAAAGELKTKPTQHSVKELRSIGIQPDVLLCRSEQTVPDSERRKIALFTNVSERAVISCPDIDVLYGMPLELRRQGLDELVIDQFKLRDKVAAADLSEWAAVVDAVKHPLDEVTIAVVGKYVDHQDAYKSVAEALRHGGLRQRTKVNLKWLEAQDLEGSDMEALQDVDGILVPGGFGDRGFEGKVQTSKYAREHMVPYFGICYGMQAAVVDYARHVADLDAANSTENDRQSPHPVIGLITEWRTATGEVEKRDEKSDLGGTMRLGLQEQRLKPGTLAREVYGKDVVAERHRHRYEFNNRYRTQLEDAGLVISGKSMDDTLVEVVELPREAHPWFLACQAHPEFLSTPRDGHPLFIGFVRAAREKKAGGKLLKEARA; encoded by the coding sequence ATGACCCCCCTGATTTTTGTTACCGGCGGCGTAGTGTCCTCGCTAGGCAAGGGCATTGCCGCCGCTTCGCTTGCCTCCATTCTGGAAGCGCGTGGCCTCAAGGTCACGATGATGAAGCTGGACCCGTACATCAACGTGGACCCGGGCACGATGAGCCCGTTCCAGCATGGCGAGGTTTACGTCACCGATGACGGTGCCGAAACCGATCTGGACCTGGGCCACTACGAGCGCTACGTGCGCACGCGGCTGTCGCGTAAAAACTCCGTCACCACCGGCCGAATCTACGAAAACGTAATCCGCAAGGAGCGTCGCGGCGACTATCTGGGCGCCACCGTGCAGGTGATTCCGCATATCACCGATGAAATCCGTCGTTGCATCGACGAGGCCACCGCTGGTTTCGATGTCGCGTTGATCGAGATCGGCGGCACCGTGGGCGATATCGAGTCGCTGCCGTTCCTGGAAGCGATCCGCCAGGTGCGCACCGAGCGCGGCGCCGAAAAAGCCATGTTCATGCACCTTACGCTAGTGCCGTACATCGCTGCGGCCGGCGAGTTGAAGACCAAACCGACCCAGCATTCGGTCAAGGAACTGCGCTCGATCGGTATCCAGCCGGACGTGCTGCTGTGCCGTTCCGAGCAAACGGTACCGGACTCGGAGCGTCGCAAGATCGCTTTGTTTACCAACGTCTCCGAGCGCGCGGTGATCAGTTGCCCGGATATCGACGTGCTGTACGGCATGCCGCTGGAATTGCGTCGCCAGGGTCTGGACGAACTGGTCATCGATCAGTTCAAGCTGCGCGACAAGGTAGCTGCGGCTGACCTATCCGAGTGGGCGGCGGTGGTGGATGCGGTCAAGCATCCGCTGGACGAAGTCACCATTGCGGTGGTCGGCAAGTACGTCGATCACCAGGACGCCTACAAGTCAGTGGCCGAAGCGCTCCGTCACGGCGGCCTGCGTCAGCGCACCAAGGTCAATTTGAAGTGGCTGGAAGCGCAGGACCTGGAGGGCAGCGACATGGAGGCGCTGCAGGACGTCGACGGCATTCTGGTGCCCGGCGGCTTCGGCGATCGCGGCTTCGAAGGCAAGGTGCAGACCTCCAAATACGCACGTGAGCACATGGTTCCTTACTTCGGCATCTGTTACGGCATGCAGGCCGCAGTGGTGGACTATGCCCGCCACGTCGCCGACCTGGACGCGGCCAACAGCACCGAGAACGATCGCCAGTCACCGCATCCGGTAATCGGTTTGATCACCGAGTGGCGCACCGCCACCGGCGAAGTCGAAAAGCGCGACGAGAAGTCCGATCTGGGGGGCACGATGCGCTTGGGTCTGCAGGAGCAGCGCCTGAAGCCGGGCACGCTCGCGCGCGAAGTGTACGGCAAGGACGTGGTGGCAGAGCGTCACCGTCATCGCTACGAGTTCAACAACCGCTACCGCACCCAGCTGGAAGATGCGGGTTTGGTGATCTCCGGCAAGTCGATGGACGACACGCTGGTGGAAGTAGTGGAACTGCCGCGCGAAGCGCACCCGTGGTTCCTGGCCTGTCAGGCGCATCCGGAATTCCTGTCTACTCCACGCGACGGGCACCCGCTGTTCATCGGCTTCGTGCGCGCCGCGCGCGAGAAAAAGGCGGGCGGCAAGTTATTGAAGGAAGCGCGTGCGTGA
- the kdsA gene encoding 3-deoxy-8-phosphooctulonate synthase: MKLCDFEVGLDQPLFLIAGPCVIESMQLQLDVAGKLKEITGKLGINFIFKSSFDKANRTSGTSFRGPGLEEGLKVLDAVKKQIGVPVLTDVHEYTPMNEVAAVVDVLQTPAFLVRQTDFIKNVCAAGKPVNIKKGQFLAPWDMKPVVDKAKSTGNEQIMVCERGASFGYNNLVSDMRSLSVMRDTGCPVVFDATHSVQLPGGQGSSSGGQREFVPVLARAAVAVGISGLFAETHPDPSKALSDGPNAWPLDKMEALLETLLALDTITKRSSFLEQSV; encoded by the coding sequence ATGAAACTCTGTGACTTCGAAGTTGGCCTGGATCAGCCGTTGTTCCTGATTGCCGGACCCTGCGTGATCGAGTCGATGCAATTGCAGCTCGACGTGGCTGGCAAGCTCAAGGAAATCACCGGCAAGCTGGGGATCAACTTCATCTTCAAGTCGAGCTTCGACAAGGCCAATCGCACCTCCGGCACCAGCTTCCGTGGCCCTGGCCTCGAAGAAGGTTTGAAGGTGCTGGATGCGGTGAAGAAGCAGATCGGCGTGCCGGTGCTCACCGACGTGCACGAGTACACCCCGATGAACGAAGTTGCCGCCGTCGTCGACGTGCTGCAGACCCCGGCCTTTCTGGTGCGCCAGACCGACTTCATCAAGAACGTCTGCGCTGCCGGCAAGCCGGTGAACATCAAGAAGGGCCAGTTCCTGGCGCCTTGGGACATGAAGCCGGTGGTGGACAAGGCCAAGTCGACCGGCAACGAGCAGATCATGGTCTGTGAGCGTGGCGCTTCGTTTGGCTACAACAATCTGGTCAGCGACATGCGCTCTCTCAGCGTCATGCGCGACACCGGTTGCCCGGTCGTGTTCGATGCCACCCATTCGGTGCAGTTGCCGGGCGGGCAGGGCAGCAGTTCCGGTGGCCAGCGCGAGTTCGTGCCGGTGTTGGCGCGCGCTGCTGTTGCGGTGGGCATTTCAGGTCTGTTTGCGGAAACCCATCCGGATCCGTCCAAGGCGCTGTCCGATGGTCCCAATGCCTGGCCGCTGGACAAGATGGAAGCCTTGCTTGAAACGCTGCTCGCACTGGACACCATCACCAAGCGCAGCAGTTTTCTCGAACAAAGCGTCTGA
- the ispF gene encoding 2-C-methyl-D-erythritol 2,4-cyclodiphosphate synthase: MSFNFRIGQGYDVHAFGPGDHVMLGGVRVAHSHGVLAHSDGDVVLHALCDALLGALALGDIGQHFPPSDERWKDADSAQFLQHCDFLLRERGWRVGNADITVVCERPKVGPHALAMRERIAALLAIELDAVSVKATTSEKLGFTGRSEGIAAQAAVLLGKIAA; this comes from the coding sequence ATGTCTTTCAATTTTCGAATCGGCCAAGGCTACGACGTGCATGCGTTCGGTCCCGGCGACCATGTGATGCTGGGCGGCGTGCGCGTGGCCCATAGCCATGGCGTGCTCGCGCATAGCGATGGCGACGTGGTCCTGCATGCGCTGTGCGATGCGCTGCTGGGCGCGTTGGCGCTGGGCGATATCGGTCAGCACTTTCCGCCCTCCGACGAGCGTTGGAAGGATGCCGATAGCGCGCAGTTTCTGCAGCACTGCGATTTCTTGCTACGCGAGCGTGGCTGGCGCGTCGGCAATGCCGACATCACCGTGGTCTGCGAGCGGCCCAAGGTCGGCCCGCATGCCTTGGCCATGCGCGAACGGATTGCCGCTCTGCTGGCGATCGAGCTCGACGCGGTCAGCGTCAAGGCCACCACGAGCGAAAAGTTGGGCTTTACCGGCCGCAGCGAAGGCATCGCCGCACAGGCGGCGGTGTTGCTGGGCAAGATCGCTGCGTAA
- the eno gene encoding phosphopyruvate hydratase: MTTIAKILAREILDSRGNPTLEAEVTLDDGSFGRAAVPSGASTGTKEAVELRDGDKTRYLGKGVRHAVDNVNGTIAETLKGFDAADQQGLDRRLIDLDGTENKGRLGANALLGVSLATAHAVAASRKQPLWQYLSTITESDVALPVPMMNIINGGAHADNNVDFQEFMVLPVGCSSFSEALRAGTEIFHSLKSVLKGHGLSTAVGDEGGFAPDFRSNVEALDSILEAIGKAGYTAGEDVLLGLDVASSEFYDNGKYNLVGENKRLTSEQFVDFLADWVAQYPIISIEDGLAEDDWAGWKLLTDRVGKKVQLVGDDLFVTNPKIFKQGIDSGTANAILIKVNQIGTLTETLEAIAMAHAANYASIVSHRSGETEDTTIADIAVATTATQIKTGSLCRSDRVAKYNQLLRIEQALGSSARYAGRDAFVSIKR, from the coding sequence ATGACCACTATCGCCAAGATCCTCGCCCGCGAAATCCTCGACTCCCGCGGCAATCCTACGCTGGAGGCCGAAGTCACGCTGGACGACGGCTCGTTTGGTCGCGCTGCCGTGCCATCGGGTGCCTCGACCGGCACCAAAGAAGCAGTGGAGCTGCGCGATGGTGACAAGACCCGCTACTTGGGCAAGGGCGTGCGCCACGCAGTAGACAACGTCAACGGCACCATCGCCGAGACGCTGAAGGGCTTCGATGCGGCCGACCAGCAGGGTCTGGACCGTCGCCTGATCGATCTGGATGGCACCGAGAACAAGGGTCGCCTGGGCGCCAATGCGCTGCTGGGTGTTTCGCTGGCCACCGCGCATGCCGTGGCCGCCTCGCGCAAGCAGCCGCTGTGGCAGTACCTGTCTACCATCACCGAATCCGATGTGGCGTTGCCGGTGCCGATGATGAATATCATCAACGGTGGTGCGCATGCCGACAACAACGTCGACTTCCAGGAGTTCATGGTGCTGCCGGTGGGTTGCAGCTCGTTCTCCGAAGCGCTGCGTGCCGGCACCGAGATCTTCCATTCGCTCAAGTCGGTGCTCAAGGGCCACGGCCTGAGCACGGCAGTCGGTGATGAAGGCGGCTTTGCGCCGGATTTCCGCAGCAACGTCGAAGCGTTGGACAGCATTCTCGAAGCGATTGGCAAGGCCGGCTATACCGCGGGCGAAGACGTGCTGCTGGGTCTGGACGTGGCCTCCAGCGAGTTCTACGACAACGGCAAGTACAATCTGGTTGGCGAGAACAAGCGTCTGACCAGCGAGCAGTTTGTCGATTTCCTGGCTGACTGGGTGGCGCAGTATCCGATCATCAGTATCGAAGACGGCTTGGCCGAAGACGACTGGGCGGGCTGGAAGCTGCTGACCGACCGCGTCGGCAAGAAGGTGCAACTGGTCGGCGACGATCTGTTCGTCACCAACCCGAAGATCTTCAAGCAGGGCATCGACTCGGGCACCGCCAACGCGATCCTGATCAAGGTCAACCAGATCGGCACGCTGACCGAGACGCTGGAAGCCATCGCGATGGCGCATGCGGCTAATTATGCTTCGATCGTCTCGCACCGTTCCGGCGAAACCGAAGACACCACCATCGCCGACATCGCCGTGGCCACCACCGCCACGCAGATCAAGACCGGTTCGCTGTGCCGTAGCGATCGTGTCGCCAAGTACAACCAGTTGCTGCGCATCGAGCAGGCGCTGGGGTCTAGCGCCCGTTACGCCGGTCGCGACGCGTTCGTCTCGATCAAGCGATAA
- the parE gene encoding DNA topoisomerase IV subunit B, whose amino-acid sequence MNTRYNAADIEVLSGLDPVKRRPGMYTDTARPNHLAQEVIDNSVDEALAGHAKQVEVTLYKDGSCEVSDDGRGMPVDMHPEEKIPGVELILTRLHAGGKFNNRNYTFSGGLHGVGVSVVNALSTKVELFIKREGSEHRMEFRDGIAASKLEVVGTVGKKNTGTRLRFWADPKYFDTPKFNVRALRHLLRAKAVLCPSLTVKLHDEATGEQDSWYFENGLRDYLKGEMAEHEMLPADLFAGSLKKDTEIVDWAAAWVPEGELVQESYVNLIPTAQHGTHVNGLRSGLTDALREFCDFRNLLPRGVKLAPEDVWDRVTFVLSLKMTDPQFSGQTKERLSSRQAAGFIEGAAHDAFSLYLNQNVEIGQKIAQIAIDRASARLKTEKQIVRKKVTQGPALPGKLADCISQDLSRTELFLVEGDSAGGSAKQARDKDFQAILPLRGKILNTWEVASGSVLASEEVHNLAIAIGCDPGKHDITGLRYGKVVILADADSDGLHIATLLTALFLKHFPALVAAGHVFVAMPPLFRVDVGKQVFYALDEEEKATLLDKIAREKIKGQVSVTRFKGLGEMNPQQLRESTIHPDTRRLVQLTIDDGEQTRLLMDMLLAKKRAGDRKQWLETKGDLASLEV is encoded by the coding sequence ATGAACACCCGTTATAACGCCGCCGATATTGAAGTGCTGTCGGGCCTGGACCCGGTCAAACGCCGCCCTGGCATGTATACCGACACTGCGCGCCCGAACCATCTGGCGCAGGAAGTGATCGACAACTCGGTCGACGAGGCGCTAGCCGGTCACGCCAAACAAGTCGAAGTGACCCTGTACAAGGATGGCAGCTGCGAGGTGTCCGACGATGGCCGTGGCATGCCGGTGGACATGCATCCGGAAGAGAAGATCCCCGGTGTCGAACTGATCCTGACCCGCCTGCATGCCGGCGGCAAGTTCAATAACCGCAACTACACCTTCTCCGGCGGTCTGCACGGCGTGGGCGTGAGCGTGGTCAATGCGCTGTCGACCAAGGTCGAGCTGTTCATCAAGCGCGAAGGCAGCGAGCACCGCATGGAATTCCGCGATGGCATCGCCGCCTCCAAGCTGGAAGTGGTTGGCACTGTCGGAAAAAAAAACACCGGCACGCGGCTGCGCTTCTGGGCCGACCCGAAGTATTTCGACACCCCAAAATTCAACGTGCGTGCGCTGCGTCATTTGCTGCGTGCCAAAGCGGTGTTGTGTCCGAGCCTGACCGTCAAGCTGCATGACGAGGCCACCGGCGAGCAGGACAGCTGGTACTTCGAGAACGGCCTGCGCGATTACCTGAAAGGCGAGATGGCCGAGCACGAGATGCTGCCGGCTGATCTGTTCGCGGGCAGCCTGAAGAAGGACACCGAAATCGTCGACTGGGCCGCGGCCTGGGTGCCGGAAGGCGAGCTGGTGCAGGAAAGCTACGTCAATCTGATTCCCACCGCGCAGCACGGCACCCACGTCAACGGCCTGCGTTCGGGCCTGACCGATGCGCTGCGCGAGTTCTGCGATTTCCGTAATCTGCTGCCGCGCGGCGTTAAGCTGGCGCCGGAAGACGTGTGGGACCGGGTCACCTTCGTGCTCAGCCTGAAGATGACCGACCCGCAATTTTCCGGGCAGACCAAGGAGCGTTTGTCTTCACGCCAGGCGGCAGGCTTCATCGAAGGCGCCGCGCACGATGCCTTCAGTCTGTATCTCAATCAGAACGTTGAGATCGGCCAGAAAATCGCGCAGATCGCCATCGATCGGGCCAGTGCGCGCTTGAAGACCGAAAAGCAGATCGTCCGCAAGAAGGTCACCCAAGGTCCTGCACTGCCCGGCAAGCTGGCCGATTGCATCAGCCAGGATCTATCGCGTACCGAACTGTTTCTGGTCGAAGGCGACTCCGCCGGCGGCTCGGCCAAGCAGGCGCGTGACAAGGATTTCCAGGCGATCCTGCCGTTGCGCGGCAAGATCCTCAACACCTGGGAAGTGGCATCGGGCAGCGTGCTGGCCTCCGAAGAAGTGCATAATCTGGCGATCGCGATCGGCTGCGACCCGGGCAAGCACGACATCACCGGGCTGCGCTACGGCAAGGTGGTGATTCTGGCCGACGCGGACTCCGACGGTCTGCATATCGCCACGCTGCTGACCGCGTTATTTTTGAAGCACTTCCCGGCGTTGGTTGCGGCCGGCCATGTTTTCGTTGCGATGCCGCCGCTGTTCCGTGTGGACGTGGGCAAGCAGGTGTTCTACGCGCTGGACGAAGAAGAAAAGGCCACGCTGCTGGACAAGATCGCGCGCGAGAAGATTAAGGGACAAGTCAGCGTCACCCGCTTCAAGGGTCTGGGCGAAATGAATCCGCAACAGTTGCGCGAATCGACCATCCACCCGGACACGCGCCGCCTGGTACAGCTGACCATCGACGACGGCGAACAGACCCGATTGTTGATGGACATGCTGCTGGCCAAGAAGCGCGCTGGCGACCGCAAGCAGTGGCTGGAAACCAAGGGCGATCTAGCTTCGCTGGAAGTCTAA
- a CDS encoding Smr/MutS family protein, which produces MSHPKDEDGGALFRAAIGAVKPMREVAPPANAKPRPKPRARMAERDDAEAHTEFARSLRGSTPLEAGDTASYRRENLPTRLFQRLKRGQFSIQDELDLHGATAAQAESLLRQFLLEAHAHEHGCVRIIHGKGLQSDNGAPVLKNLMDRLLRQRNDVLAFHSAPPTQGGTGALLVLLARR; this is translated from the coding sequence ATGTCGCATCCCAAAGACGAAGACGGCGGCGCGCTGTTCCGCGCAGCGATCGGCGCTGTCAAGCCGATGCGTGAAGTCGCACCACCGGCCAATGCCAAACCGCGCCCCAAGCCCCGCGCGCGTATGGCCGAGCGCGACGATGCCGAGGCGCACACCGAATTCGCGCGTTCGCTACGCGGCAGCACGCCGCTGGAAGCGGGCGATACCGCCAGCTATCGGCGCGAGAATCTTCCCACCCGATTGTTTCAGCGTCTCAAGCGCGGGCAGTTTTCGATCCAGGACGAGTTGGATCTGCATGGCGCCACTGCGGCGCAGGCCGAGTCGTTATTGCGGCAGTTCCTGCTCGAGGCGCACGCGCACGAACATGGCTGCGTGCGCATCATCCACGGCAAGGGGTTGCAGTCTGACAACGGCGCGCCGGTGCTGAAGAATCTGATGGACCGGCTGCTGCGCCAGCGCAACGATGTGCTGGCGTTTCATTCGGCGCCGCCGACACAGGGTGGGACCGGTGCGTTGTTGGTGTTGCTGGCACGGCGATAA
- the truD gene encoding tRNA pseudouridine(13) synthase TruD yields the protein MTDTSFLPRAHGAAVLSAAMRSAPEDFQVDELPAFEASGEGEHLLLTVRKRGQNTAYIARKLAQWAGIAEMGVSYAGLKDRHAMTTQRFSVHLPKRIAPDIATLNDAEMQVVDRTWHNRKLQRGALHGNRFVLTLRQVKGEHAAIEQRLQAITVRGIPNWFGEQRFGRDGANVASALAMFGYVQNADGTFAAAPVSKRRLRNDQRSMLLSAARSSLFNRVLSARVEQGSWDAALEGEVWMLDGSRSVFGPEPWSEVLAERLARFDIHPSGPLWGAGELRSTDQAAAVEQGALANPQSEALRQGLEAAGLKHERRALRLRPQCMDYCWLDAQSLQIEFALPPGCYATAVLWELGEVSDAGRFNANVRSEE from the coding sequence ATGACCGATACTTCCTTCCTGCCACGCGCGCACGGCGCTGCGGTACTCAGCGCGGCAATGCGCAGCGCGCCGGAAGACTTTCAAGTCGACGAGCTGCCGGCATTCGAGGCGTCGGGCGAAGGCGAGCACTTACTGTTGACCGTGCGCAAGCGTGGCCAGAACACTGCATATATCGCCAGGAAACTCGCTCAGTGGGCCGGCATCGCAGAGATGGGTGTGAGTTATGCGGGTTTGAAGGATCGCCATGCGATGACCACGCAGCGTTTTAGCGTGCATCTGCCCAAGCGCATTGCACCGGACATCGCTACGCTCAATGATGCCGAGATGCAGGTGGTCGACCGCACTTGGCACAACCGCAAGCTGCAACGCGGTGCGCTGCATGGAAATCGTTTCGTACTTACCTTGCGTCAAGTGAAGGGCGAACACGCTGCGATCGAACAACGGCTGCAAGCGATCACCGTGCGTGGCATTCCCAACTGGTTCGGCGAACAACGTTTCGGCCGCGACGGCGCCAATGTAGCTTCCGCGCTGGCGATGTTCGGCTATGTGCAGAATGCCGATGGAACGTTTGCTGCGGCGCCGGTATCGAAGCGGCGGCTACGGAACGATCAACGGTCGATGTTGCTGTCGGCAGCGCGCTCGTCGTTATTCAATCGCGTGCTCAGCGCACGTGTGGAGCAGGGCAGTTGGGACGCTGCCCTAGAGGGTGAAGTGTGGATGCTGGATGGCTCACGTAGCGTGTTCGGCCCGGAGCCGTGGAGCGAGGTGCTGGCAGAGCGCCTGGCGCGCTTCGATATTCATCCCAGTGGCCCGTTGTGGGGTGCCGGCGAACTGCGTTCGACCGATCAGGCTGCAGCGGTGGAGCAGGGTGCCTTGGCCAATCCACAATCCGAGGCATTGCGGCAGGGCCTGGAAGCGGCTGGACTGAAGCACGAACGCCGCGCATTGCGCTTGCGTCCGCAATGCATGGACTACTGCTGGCTCGACGCGCAGAGCTTGCAAATCGAATTTGCGCTGCCGCCAGGCTGTTACGCCACCGCAGTGTTGTGGGAATTGGGCGAGGTCAGCGACGCAGGTCGCTTCAACGCCAACGTGCGCTCTGAAGAGTGA
- the ftsB gene encoding cell division protein FtsB, with protein sequence MRNWRWLLLVLAVLLAWLQYRFWFGPGNSGEVMMLESQVAHQTQDNEGLRQRNQALAAEVKDLKDGEAAIEERARSELGMIKPGETFYRVVEDALPLPPAVAAPSAEPTASAAQVERP encoded by the coding sequence GTGCGCAACTGGCGCTGGCTACTGCTGGTGCTGGCGGTTCTGCTGGCCTGGCTGCAGTACCGCTTCTGGTTCGGGCCTGGGAATTCCGGTGAAGTCATGATGCTGGAATCCCAGGTCGCGCATCAGACACAGGACAACGAAGGTCTGCGCCAACGCAACCAGGCGTTGGCGGCAGAGGTGAAGGATTTGAAGGACGGCGAGGCGGCAATCGAGGAACGTGCACGTAGCGAGCTGGGCATGATTAAGCCGGGCGAGACGTTTTATCGGGTGGTCGAGGATGCACTGCCGCTGCCGCCCGCAGTGGCCGCACCGTCGGCCGAGCCAACCGCATCTGCTGCTCAGGTGGAAAGGCCATGA
- the ispD gene encoding 2-C-methyl-D-erythritol 4-phosphate cytidylyltransferase — MTGSIWAIVPAAGRGTRFGGRIPKQYLPAAGQPLIAYTLAALAVHPAVAGIVVAIAPDDADWPGWTAVQSKPVLTCVGGATRAASVLAGLLALPDSVRADDFVLVHDAARPNLASADLDRLLEIGRGDPVGAILAAPVRDTLKRAGDDGGIDATEPRERLWRALTPQLFRRHQLIRGLTEASVAGVDVTDEAMAMERLGLRPLLVEGAEDNFKVTTPVDLARFEFELANRDRGPEAGDWVQASPQSSASAFSGPRSPVLGPEQA; from the coding sequence ATGACCGGTTCGATCTGGGCGATCGTGCCGGCCGCCGGGCGCGGCACGCGCTTTGGTGGGCGGATTCCCAAACAATATCTGCCTGCCGCCGGTCAGCCATTGATCGCCTACACGCTGGCGGCTCTGGCAGTGCATCCGGCAGTGGCTGGCATCGTGGTGGCGATCGCGCCCGACGATGCCGACTGGCCAGGCTGGACGGCGGTACAGTCCAAACCGGTGCTGACTTGTGTGGGAGGAGCGACGCGTGCCGCGTCGGTATTGGCTGGATTGCTGGCCTTGCCTGACAGTGTGCGTGCCGACGACTTTGTGCTGGTGCACGATGCGGCGCGTCCGAATTTGGCATCGGCCGATCTGGACCGACTGCTAGAAATCGGTCGCGGCGACCCGGTCGGCGCCATTTTGGCCGCACCGGTGCGCGACACGCTCAAGCGTGCCGGCGACGATGGCGGAATCGATGCCACCGAGCCGCGCGAACGCCTGTGGCGCGCGTTGACCCCGCAACTGTTTCGTCGCCATCAATTGATTCGTGGCCTCACCGAGGCCTCGGTGGCGGGTGTTGACGTCACTGATGAGGCGATGGCGATGGAGCGGCTGGGATTGCGCCCACTGCTGGTGGAAGGTGCCGAGGACAACTTCAAGGTAACCACACCAGTGGATCTGGCACGCTTCGAATTTGAACTGGCGAATCGGGATCGGGGACCGGAGGCCGGGGATTGGGTGCAAGCCAGTCCGCAGAGTTCGGCCTCCGCTTTCTCTGGTCCTCGGTCCCCGGTCCTCGGTCCCGAACAGGCCTGA